One part of the Symphalangus syndactylus isolate Jambi chromosome 1, NHGRI_mSymSyn1-v2.1_pri, whole genome shotgun sequence genome encodes these proteins:
- the RAB27B gene encoding ras-related protein Rab-27B has translation MTDGDYDYLIKLLALGDSGVGKTTFLYRYTDNKFNPKFITTVGIDFREKRVVYNAQGPNGSSGKAFKVHLQLWDTAGQERFRSLTTAFFRDAMGFLLMFDLTSQQSFLNVRNWMSQLQANAYCENPDIVLIGNKADLPDQREVNERQARELADKYGIPYFETSAATGQNVEKAVETLLDLIMKRMEQCVEKTQIPDTVNGGNSGKLDGEKPPEKKCVC, from the exons ATGACCGATGGAGACTATGATTATCTGATCAAACTCCTGGCCCTCGGGGATTCAGGGGTGGGGAAGACAACATTTCTTTATAGATACACAGATAATAAATTCAATCCCAAATTCATCACTACAGTAGGAATAGACTTTCGGGAAAAACGTGTG GTTTATAATGCACAAGGACCAAATGGATCTTCAGGGAAAGCATTTAAAGTGCATCTTCAGCTTTGGGACACTGCAGGACAAGAGCG GTTCCGGAGTCTCACCACTGCGTTTTTCAGAGACGCCATGGGCTTCTTATTAATGTTTGACCTCACCAGTCAACAGAGCTTCTTAAATGTCAGAAACTGGATGA GCCAACTGCAAGCAAATGCTTATTGTGAAAATCCAGATATAGTATTAATTGGCAACAAGGCAGACCTACCAGACCAGAGGGAAGTCAATGAACGGCAAGCTCGGGAACTGGCTGACAAATATGG CATACCATATTTTGAAACAAGTGCAGCAACTGGACAGAATGTGGAGAAAGCTGTAGAAACCCTTTTGGACTTAATCATGAAGCGAATGGAACAGTGTGTGGAGAAGACACAAATCCCTGATACTGTCAATGGTGGAAATTCTGGAAAGTTGGATGGGGAAAAGCCACCAGAGAAGAAATGTGTCTGCTAG